A part of Betaproteobacteria bacterium genomic DNA contains:
- a CDS encoding dienelactone hydrolase family protein → MTNLRAIVIPGVIVALQACSHMPAHPPEKNAAPIKVSYVSFQTLDPAKPLAEAAVLREPINAPRPMPAVVIVHGSSGIDSRGISYAMELNNAGIATLEIDMWTARGIASPADRPKGVPLTLPDAYGAFKLLAANPAIDAKRIGITGFSWGGVVSMLTATKPYSEKYLGKDLKFAAHAPNYPVCWVYNRVPGYEFKEFTGAPVLLQAGEMDTYDVPETCPALVKSLGEPASRLITLKLYPNAGHGWERTEPAITIEDPFSHLGKGGKVLMAENKAVAATSRAATVAFFVVHLRSDLVHNLIKPQHWRAFQAKRSLKGAQMLGFKYVVYHQVRMKPLSPPCRPSIENFQ, encoded by the coding sequence ATGACCAATTTGCGCGCAATCGTTATCCCGGGCGTCATCGTGGCGCTGCAGGCGTGTTCACATATGCCGGCGCACCCGCCCGAAAAAAATGCGGCACCGATCAAGGTGTCCTACGTTTCATTTCAGACCCTCGACCCCGCCAAACCCCTGGCGGAGGCGGCCGTCCTGCGCGAGCCGATCAATGCGCCGCGTCCGATGCCGGCGGTGGTGATTGTGCATGGCTCCTCGGGCATCGATAGTCGCGGCATTTCCTACGCAATGGAACTCAATAACGCCGGCATTGCGACGTTGGAGATCGATATGTGGACGGCGCGTGGCATTGCCAGCCCGGCAGACCGGCCCAAGGGCGTCCCGCTGACTTTGCCGGATGCATATGGCGCCTTCAAGTTGCTCGCTGCGAATCCCGCGATCGACGCGAAACGGATCGGCATCACCGGATTCAGCTGGGGCGGCGTGGTTTCGATGCTCACCGCGACCAAGCCCTACAGCGAGAAATACCTGGGCAAGGACTTGAAGTTCGCCGCACATGCGCCGAATTATCCGGTTTGCTGGGTCTATAACCGCGTGCCGGGCTATGAGTTCAAGGAATTTACCGGCGCGCCAGTCCTGTTGCAGGCGGGTGAAATGGATACGTATGACGTGCCGGAAACCTGCCCCGCGCTGGTGAAATCGCTCGGTGAACCGGCAAGCCGACTCATCACCTTGAAGCTCTATCCCAACGCCGGTCACGGCTGGGAGCGGACCGAGCCGGCGATAACGATCGAGGATCCGTTCTCGCATCTCGGCAAAGGCGGCAAGGTATTGATGGCGGAAAACAAAGCGGTCGCTGCGACGTCTCGCGCGGCAACCGTTGCATTTTTCGTTGTTCATTTGCGATCGGACCTTGTCCATAATTTGATTAAACCCCAGCATTGGCGCGCCTTCCAGGCTAAAAGAAGTCTGAAAGGCGCGCAAATGCTGGGGTTTAAGTACGTTGTGTACCATCAAGTGCGCATGAAACCGCTCTCGCCGCCATGCAGGCCATCAATAGAAAATTTCCAATAG
- a CDS encoding RidA family protein has translation MKQVLATFLASLCVLAAQSLFAAPSTTIEFLNSGKVLPTTLPFSEAVRVGNTIYLSGQIGVAPGTLKLVPGGIKAEAKQTMENIKTTLESHGYAMSNIVKCTVMLADMAEWGTFNDIYRTYFANRFPARSAFGANGLALGGRLEVECIAAVDK, from the coding sequence ATGAAACAGGTTTTAGCTACGTTCCTGGCCTCGCTATGCGTTCTGGCCGCGCAATCGTTGTTTGCCGCGCCCTCCACGACCATCGAGTTCCTCAATTCTGGCAAAGTGCTGCCGACCACCCTGCCATTCTCAGAGGCGGTACGGGTTGGCAATACGATCTACCTTTCCGGCCAGATTGGCGTCGCGCCTGGAACGTTGAAACTTGTGCCGGGCGGCATCAAGGCCGAAGCCAAGCAAACGATGGAAAACATCAAGACCACCCTCGAATCGCACGGCTACGCGATGAGCAATATCGTCAAATGTACGGTCATGCTGGCCGACATGGCCGAATGGGGCACGTTCAATGATATCTACCGAACCTATTTCGCTAACCGATTTCCGGCGCGAAGTGCCTTTGGCGCTAACGGACTTGCCCTGGGCGGGCGGCTTGAAGTCGAATGCATCGCAGCCGTGGATAAATAG
- a CDS encoding SGNH/GDSL hydrolase family protein, with protein sequence MNENQPIESSVGTWCASPAAPTYFIPVEFIPAPFPIQGTIRYRLRVSAGGSRLRLRLSNEAGDRALMIGGASIGLACETAACIQKGTVARVSFSCLPTARILPGAVIVSDPIDLQVAHHGDLIVSLYLPQPFMAAQGGDTHKAALSAGQDNVMSTDWPDATSINVRPIVSAVTIVPLRPTRTVVTLGDSITDGSTDATGCMPFAFRGWPDILAQRLNTRAAADEKASVPPGKEITAYSVVNAGIGGNCLLKNFIGIHALARLDRDVFAIPGVSHMIVLEGLNDIGIGGRTIDGLTYPNVSADELIAGYRQIIERAHEQGIKVIGATLPPFRDAFYFLDEKELVRQAVNDWIRNAAAFDGLIDFDRVLHDPRDPSRLRADFDTGDHLHPNMVAFRAMGDAIDLEMFASFASTVESIK encoded by the coding sequence TTGAATGAAAACCAGCCAATAGAATCAAGTGTCGGTACTTGGTGTGCCAGCCCTGCGGCGCCCACCTACTTCATTCCGGTCGAGTTCATTCCCGCGCCTTTCCCGATCCAGGGAACCATTCGCTATCGTCTGCGGGTCAGCGCCGGCGGATCACGATTGCGTCTGCGGCTATCCAACGAAGCGGGCGACCGGGCCCTGATGATCGGTGGGGCAAGCATCGGCCTTGCGTGCGAAACCGCCGCCTGCATCCAGAAGGGGACGGTCGCACGCGTGAGTTTCAGCTGCCTGCCGACCGCGCGCATTCTCCCCGGCGCGGTTATCGTCAGTGATCCGATCGATCTGCAAGTCGCGCATCATGGCGACCTCATTGTCAGTTTGTACTTGCCGCAGCCGTTCATGGCTGCCCAGGGCGGCGACACGCACAAGGCGGCCTTAAGTGCCGGCCAGGATAACGTGATGTCGACCGACTGGCCCGATGCGACATCAATCAATGTGCGACCGATCGTGTCGGCCGTTACCATCGTCCCATTGCGGCCCACGCGGACCGTTGTCACGTTGGGCGATTCCATTACCGATGGCAGCACCGACGCAACAGGCTGCATGCCCTTCGCTTTTCGGGGCTGGCCGGATATTCTTGCGCAGCGACTCAATACCCGCGCCGCCGCGGATGAAAAGGCCAGCGTGCCACCGGGTAAGGAGATCACGGCGTACAGCGTCGTCAATGCCGGCATCGGCGGTAATTGTCTGCTCAAGAACTTCATTGGCATCCACGCATTGGCCCGCCTTGACCGGGATGTATTTGCGATCCCCGGCGTCAGCCACATGATTGTGCTGGAAGGCCTCAATGACATTGGGATTGGCGGCAGGACGATCGATGGACTCACCTACCCGAACGTCAGCGCCGACGAGTTGATTGCGGGCTACCGGCAAATCATCGAACGCGCCCACGAACAAGGCATCAAGGTGATCGGCGCGACGCTGCCACCGTTTCGCGATGCCTTCTATTTCCTCGACGAAAAGGAACTGGTGCGCCAGGCAGTGAATGACTGGATACGCAACGCGGCGGCGTTTGATGGCCTCATTGATTTTGACCGCGTATTGCACGACCCACGCGACCCGAGCCGGTTGCGAGCCGATTTCGACACGGGCGACCACTTGCATCCCAACATGGTCGCTTTCAGGGCGATGGGCGACGCCATCGACCTTGAGATGTTTGCGTCGTTTGCGTCCACAGTCGAGTCGATCAAATGA
- a CDS encoding MFS transporter, producing MNSNPLAGQDGALSADAADAATARAPISAGRAYYALFILWLVHIIANIDRFSFGMAVQAIKVDLHFSDTEVGVVTGAAFVVAYVAFGIPVARWLDRGQRNVILAWSIGIWSIMAAACGAAGTFVQMVLARAGVGAGESGCVPAAVSLIGDYFPLEKRTQAIGIFNSALPAAGIIGSPIMGLLIDRHGWRVAVIVFGVVGLLLAVLVRFTLREPMREAVRLAAPGGDTTKIRDGQISVRHTFRTMIANRTFCLLLLAHGVYGFGIYAFVAWYPVSIIRTFGISYTELGLIAGTGLGIIMFATSLASGFFCPFVVRRTGNDRWMANLPAIFCLLSVPAMIVACSDVSKAVSLAAGAIAFGLTIARVPPILGLSITLMPGEMRSVSTVVFLIATNVLGSAVGPVIAGMISDSMTASLGDAAALRHGLMWTAPVFGLLGALLGFLPAMTMPRKLESLTTKL from the coding sequence ATGAATTCAAACCCGCTTGCCGGGCAAGACGGTGCGTTATCGGCGGATGCGGCTGATGCGGCAACCGCACGTGCGCCGATTTCTGCCGGACGCGCCTATTACGCCCTCTTCATCCTCTGGCTGGTCCATATTATCGCGAACATCGACCGCTTTTCGTTCGGCATGGCGGTGCAGGCGATCAAGGTTGATTTGCATTTTTCGGATACCGAAGTCGGCGTGGTCACGGGGGCCGCATTCGTGGTCGCATACGTGGCCTTCGGGATTCCGGTCGCGCGCTGGCTGGATCGCGGGCAGCGCAATGTGATTCTCGCCTGGTCTATCGGCATCTGGTCGATCATGGCGGCCGCCTGCGGAGCGGCAGGAACATTCGTGCAAATGGTATTGGCCCGCGCCGGTGTCGGCGCGGGTGAATCGGGTTGCGTGCCCGCCGCGGTGTCGTTGATTGGCGATTATTTTCCGCTGGAGAAACGCACGCAGGCCATTGGCATCTTCAATTCCGCGCTGCCCGCCGCCGGCATTATTGGTTCGCCGATCATGGGCCTGCTCATCGATCGCCACGGGTGGCGCGTGGCCGTGATCGTATTTGGCGTGGTGGGGCTATTGCTGGCGGTGCTGGTGCGTTTCACGCTGCGTGAACCAATGCGTGAGGCGGTGCGTCTGGCAGCACCAGGCGGCGACACAACCAAAATCCGCGACGGGCAAATTTCCGTCCGGCATACGTTTCGCACAATGATCGCCAATCGAACGTTCTGCCTGCTTCTGCTTGCGCACGGCGTTTACGGATTCGGCATATACGCCTTCGTGGCGTGGTATCCGGTCAGCATCATTCGTACGTTCGGTATCAGTTACACCGAGCTAGGCCTCATTGCCGGTACCGGCCTTGGCATCATCATGTTTGCGACTTCGCTGGCTAGCGGATTCTTCTGCCCTTTCGTGGTGCGCCGCACCGGCAATGACCGCTGGATGGCGAACTTGCCTGCCATCTTTTGTCTGCTGTCGGTGCCGGCGATGATCGTCGCCTGCTCGGATGTATCGAAAGCGGTTTCGCTCGCAGCGGGGGCGATCGCATTTGGATTGACCATCGCGCGCGTGCCACCGATCCTCGGCTTGTCGATCACCCTCATGCCGGGCGAAATGCGCAGTGTTTCCACCGTCGTCTTCCTCATCGCCACCAATGTCCTCGGCTCGGCGGTTGGCCCGGTCATCGCTGGGATGATCAGCGATTCAATGACCGCCTCGCTCGGTGACGCCGCCGCACTGCGGCATGGCTTGATGTGGACGGCGCCGGTGTTTGGTCTGCTCGGTGCGCTACTGGGGTTTTTGCCTGCCATGACGATGCCTCGAAAGCTTGAATCGTTAACGACTAAACTCTAG